In Candidatus Korarchaeota archaeon NZ13-K, the DNA window GAGGCCCTGGCGAAGCTCACCTGGAGGCTCGTCCAGACTGACCTGATCTACTGGAGCTACACACCAGCTTTGACCGTTTGCAGGGATTGCGGGAAGTCCAGCGTAGGGCTGCACACGACATGCCCCGGCTGCGGGAGCAGGAACGTTGACGTTTGGAGCAGGATAGTGGGTTACTACAGACCCCTGAGGAACTGGAATCCTTCCAGGAGGAAGGAGTTCAGCAGGAGGTTCCACTACAGGGGCTGGGATGATCCATGGGAGAGCTGATGGGATCAGGATGGAGGCCCTTGAGCACTGTGGACGTCAGGGGGGCAGTCACCTTCACCCTCTGGCTCTGCGGCTGCAACCTCAGGTGTCCGTTCTGCCATAATCATTCCCTAGCCTCTCTGGATCCACTCAAGTGCCGGGTCCTGGATCTGAATGAGCTCATGGAGGACCTCCTCCCATCCTCAGGGCTGATAGACTACTTCCATGTCACGGGTGGCGAGCCCCTCCTGCAGTGGAGGCCCCTCTCCGACCTGCTGAGGGAGGTGGCATCCCAAGGTGTGAGGGTTAGCCTGAACACGAACCTCACACTTCCCTCTCGGCTCCAAGACCTGCTGAGCAGGGTGGAGGTGAATCACCTGGCCACCGATCTGAAGATCCCCCCTCATGAGCTGTACGGCCTCCCAGAGAGCGAGGCTTGGGGAAGATGGGAGGACTTTCTGCTCGGATTGAGAATGGCCTCGAGGTCGGTGGAAAGGCTGGAGGTGAGGGTTCCGGTCGCTCGATCCTTGAGCGTAGATGAGCTGAGGAGGTACGCGGGGGAGGCCCTCTCGAGGATAGATTGTGATTATGAG includes these proteins:
- a CDS encoding anaerobic ribonucleoside-triphosphate reductase activating protein; protein product: MMGSGWRPLSTVDVRGAVTFTLWLCGCNLRCPFCHNHSLASLDPLKCRVLDLNELMEDLLPSSGLIDYFHVTGGEPLLQWRPLSDLLREVASQGVRVSLNTNLTLPSRLQDLLSRVEVNHLATDLKIPPHELYGLPESEAWGRWEDFLLGLRMASRSVERLEVRVPVARSLSVDELRRYAGEALSRIDCDYEIVVHPLLGPPLTDPRDEDWCRLNCDPDGELLQEVLEVLTEISGRRVFLRGCSIAPRPFHQGGPDRAQCSPSSGP